The following are from one region of the Achromobacter xylosoxidans genome:
- the plsY gene encoding glycerol-3-phosphate 1-O-acyltransferase PlsY, translating to MAINDPSLVFSAALILLAYLIGSVPFAVVVSKLMGLQDPRSYGSKNPGATNVLRTGNKTAAALTLLGDAAKGWFAIWLAEKLAPGISPVALALVALAAFLGHLYPIFLRFKGGKGVATALGVLVAIQPWLAVATAATWLIVAVFFRYSSLASLVAAFFAPVYYVFGSGLAWYAQPSMGVALAAIGVLLFYRHRANITRLVQGTESRIGGGKKK from the coding sequence ATGGCGATAAACGACCCCTCCCTGGTCTTCAGCGCTGCGCTCATCCTGCTGGCCTACCTGATCGGCTCCGTGCCGTTCGCGGTGGTCGTCAGCAAGCTCATGGGCCTGCAAGACCCCCGCAGCTACGGCTCCAAGAACCCGGGCGCCACCAACGTGCTGCGCACCGGGAACAAGACCGCCGCCGCGCTGACGCTGCTGGGCGACGCCGCCAAGGGATGGTTCGCAATCTGGCTGGCCGAAAAGCTGGCTCCCGGGATCTCCCCCGTCGCGCTGGCGCTGGTGGCGCTGGCCGCCTTCCTGGGCCATCTGTACCCGATATTCCTGCGCTTCAAGGGCGGCAAGGGCGTGGCCACCGCGCTGGGCGTGCTGGTGGCGATCCAGCCCTGGCTGGCGGTCGCCACGGCGGCCACCTGGCTCATCGTCGCGGTATTCTTCCGCTATTCGTCCCTGGCTTCGCTGGTGGCGGCCTTCTTCGCCCCTGTCTACTACGTGTTCGGCTCCGGCCTGGCCTGGTATGCGCAGCCGTCCATGGGCGTGGCGCTGGCGGCCATCGGCGTGCTGTTGTTCTACCGCCACCGCGCCAATATCACGCGCCTGGTCCAGGGCACGGAAAGCCGCATCGGCGGCGGCAAGAAGAAATAA
- the surE gene encoding 5'/3'-nucleotidase SurE, whose protein sequence is MRILVSNDDGYSAPGLEALVDALQGLGDLTVVAPETNHSGASNSLTLNRPLSVRTASNGFIAVNGTPSDCVHVALTGLMDTRPDLVVSGINNGANMGDDTLYSGTVAAASEGYLFGIPAIAFSLAEKGWAHIDSAARAARLVVERHLAQPLAAPVLLNVNIPSRRFEDMHGFAVTRLGKRHPSQPVVRTTTPYGDTVYWIGPVGLAADATPGTDFHAVEQGTVSVTPLRLDLTQHSQLDEIRTWAEPLCVNA, encoded by the coding sequence ATGCGAATTCTGGTTTCGAACGATGATGGTTATTCGGCCCCTGGGCTCGAGGCGCTGGTTGACGCGCTGCAAGGCCTGGGCGATCTCACCGTTGTCGCGCCCGAGACCAACCATAGCGGCGCGTCCAACTCGCTGACGCTGAACCGGCCTCTGTCGGTGCGCACCGCCTCCAACGGCTTCATCGCCGTCAACGGCACCCCGTCCGACTGCGTGCACGTGGCGCTCACCGGCCTGATGGATACCCGGCCCGACCTGGTCGTCTCCGGCATCAACAACGGCGCCAACATGGGCGACGACACCCTGTATTCGGGCACCGTGGCGGCCGCCAGCGAAGGCTATCTGTTCGGCATCCCGGCCATCGCGTTCTCGCTGGCCGAGAAGGGCTGGGCGCACATCGATTCCGCCGCGCGCGCCGCGCGCCTGGTGGTCGAGCGCCACCTGGCCCAGCCGCTGGCCGCGCCGGTGCTGCTGAACGTCAATATCCCCAGCCGCCGCTTCGAAGACATGCACGGCTTCGCGGTCACGCGCCTGGGCAAGCGCCATCCTTCGCAGCCGGTGGTGCGCACCACCACGCCATATGGCGATACCGTCTATTGGATCGGACCCGTGGGCCTGGCTGCCGACGCCACGCCGGGTACGGACTTTCATGCCGTCGAGCAGGGCACGGTGTCGGTCACGCCGCTGCGCCTGGACCTGACCCAGCACAGCCAGCTCGACGAGATCCGGACCTGGGCGGAGCCGCTATGCGTAAACGCGTAA
- a CDS encoding protein-L-isoaspartate(D-aspartate) O-methyltransferase has product MRKRVSQPDVTQPVPGRTGPVRYDSGRLSPGVTPANSNTRISAATLQRQTQAPTPASGSNLGLNSDRLRQAMVERLRAQGITDERVLNAMGAVPRHLFVDEALASRAYEDAALPIGHSQTISQPWVVARMIAAACDDRTPTRVLEVGAGCGYQAAVLAQFVREVHSIERIRGLYELAREHLRALRLTTRIRLIYGDGMLGLPGVAPFDAIVVAAAGLAIPQALLSQLAPGGRLIAPEGGANQRLVLIERTGAASWKRTELEAVRFVPLRAGIQS; this is encoded by the coding sequence ATGCGTAAACGCGTAAGCCAGCCGGACGTGACCCAGCCCGTGCCCGGGCGCACCGGTCCGGTGCGCTACGACTCGGGCCGGCTCAGTCCCGGCGTCACGCCCGCCAACAGCAACACCCGCATTTCTGCAGCCACGCTGCAACGCCAGACCCAGGCGCCCACGCCCGCATCGGGCAGCAATCTGGGCCTGAACTCGGACCGCTTGCGCCAGGCCATGGTCGAGCGCCTGCGCGCGCAGGGCATCACCGACGAACGCGTGCTCAACGCCATGGGCGCGGTGCCGCGTCATCTGTTCGTCGACGAGGCGCTGGCCAGCCGCGCTTACGAAGACGCCGCGCTGCCCATCGGCCATTCGCAAACCATCTCCCAGCCCTGGGTGGTGGCGCGCATGATCGCCGCCGCCTGCGACGACCGCACGCCCACCCGCGTGCTGGAAGTCGGCGCGGGTTGCGGCTACCAGGCGGCGGTACTCGCGCAGTTCGTGCGCGAGGTTCACTCCATCGAACGCATCCGCGGACTGTATGAACTTGCGCGCGAACATCTGCGCGCCTTGCGGCTCACCACCAGGATCCGCTTGATCTACGGCGACGGCATGCTGGGTCTGCCCGGCGTGGCGCCGTTCGATGCTATCGTTGTGGCTGCCGCTGGCCTTGCCATCCCGCAGGCGCTGCTCTCGCAGCTCGCGCCGGGAGGCCGCCTGATCGCTCCGGAAGGGGGCGCCAACCAGCGCCTGGTTCTTATCGAACGCACAGGCGCGGCCAGCTGGAAACGCACTGAATTAGAGGCCGTGCGCTTTGTGCCGCTACGGGCCGGAATACAATCTTGA
- a CDS encoding peptidoglycan DD-metalloendopeptidase family protein: MLNGQLQLTDITLGASMTRLRRPLFIAGALSLSILAGCASKGTRAPVVDMTGGQPAPATQTGGTYVVKPGDTLYKIARANNVDVENVKRWNNLSDPNQISVGQVLKMSGSASGGAQTAPVAGTKPQPRPLDQPETLPPPTTETTTPPPTAPVETKPATRAADAAVINWAWPASGQIVQGFNNSSKGIDIAGALGDPVTAAADGLVKYSGNGVRGLGNLIIVEHQNGFITAYAHNRAVLVKTGQNVKRGAKIAELGQSDTTSPRLHFEIRRQGQPVDPMQYLPAR, encoded by the coding sequence ATGCTCAACGGGCAGTTGCAACTGACCGATATCACCCTGGGCGCGTCCATGACGCGCCTGCGCCGCCCGCTCTTCATCGCGGGGGCTCTCAGCCTGTCCATCCTGGCTGGCTGCGCTTCCAAAGGTACTCGCGCTCCGGTGGTCGACATGACCGGCGGGCAACCCGCGCCGGCCACCCAGACCGGCGGCACCTATGTGGTGAAACCGGGCGACACGCTCTACAAGATCGCCCGCGCCAACAATGTGGATGTCGAGAACGTCAAGCGTTGGAACAACCTCAGCGATCCCAACCAGATCTCGGTCGGCCAGGTCCTGAAGATGTCCGGCAGCGCCAGCGGCGGTGCCCAGACCGCGCCGGTAGCGGGCACCAAGCCGCAGCCGCGTCCGCTGGACCAGCCGGAAACCCTGCCGCCGCCCACCACTGAAACCACCACGCCGCCACCCACGGCGCCGGTCGAAACCAAGCCCGCCACGCGCGCGGCCGACGCGGCCGTCATCAATTGGGCCTGGCCTGCCAGCGGCCAGATCGTGCAGGGCTTCAACAACAGCAGCAAGGGCATCGACATCGCCGGCGCGCTGGGCGATCCGGTCACCGCCGCCGCGGACGGCCTGGTCAAGTACAGCGGCAACGGTGTGCGCGGCCTGGGCAACCTGATCATCGTCGAGCACCAGAACGGTTTCATCACCGCCTACGCGCACAACCGCGCGGTGCTGGTGAAGACGGGCCAGAACGTCAAGCGCGGCGCCAAGATCGCCGAACTCGGCCAAAGCGATACCACCTCGCCGCGCCTGCACTTCGAAATCCGCCGCCAAGGCCAGCCGGTGGATCCCATGCAGTATCTGCCCGCGCGATGA
- a CDS encoding 3'-5' exonuclease: MTPTLVFDLETIPDAEGLRKLNGWGADVPDQEVVERALTARREAVGHDFLPLHLHKVAVVGCVFRDDQGFRVKTLGQPDDPEAALLAGFFKTIERYTPKLVSWNGSGFDLPVLHYRSLIQGVPAPRYWDMGEEDRDFKFNNYISRYHSRHLDLMDLLAKYNGRANAPLDELAKLCGFPGKLGMDGSKVWEAWSQGRADEVRAYCETDVVNTWLVYCRFRFLRGELDRTSYETEIALVRDTLSASDAPHWKEYMAAWDAN; encoded by the coding sequence ATGACGCCGACTCTCGTCTTCGACCTGGAAACCATCCCCGACGCCGAGGGGCTGCGCAAGCTCAACGGCTGGGGGGCTGACGTTCCCGACCAGGAAGTGGTCGAACGCGCCCTGACCGCGCGCCGCGAGGCCGTGGGCCATGATTTCCTGCCGCTGCATCTGCACAAGGTGGCGGTGGTGGGCTGCGTGTTCCGCGACGACCAGGGCTTTCGCGTCAAGACCCTGGGCCAGCCCGACGATCCCGAGGCAGCCTTGCTGGCGGGTTTCTTCAAGACCATCGAGCGCTACACGCCCAAGCTTGTGAGCTGGAACGGTTCCGGCTTCGACCTGCCGGTGCTGCATTACCGCAGCCTGATCCAGGGCGTACCCGCGCCGCGTTACTGGGACATGGGCGAGGAAGACCGCGACTTCAAGTTCAACAACTACATCTCGCGCTATCACTCCCGGCACCTGGACCTGATGGACCTGCTGGCCAAGTACAACGGCCGCGCCAACGCGCCGCTGGACGAACTCGCCAAGCTCTGCGGTTTTCCGGGCAAGCTGGGCATGGACGGCAGCAAGGTGTGGGAAGCCTGGAGCCAGGGCCGCGCCGACGAGGTGCGGGCCTATTGCGAAACCGACGTGGTCAACACCTGGCTGGTGTATTGCCGTTTCCGCTTCCTGCGCGGCGAGCTCGACCGCACTTCGTACGAAACGGAAATCGCCTTGGTGCGGGACACCCTCAGCGCCAGCGATGCGCCGCACTGGAAGGAATACATGGCGGCCTGGGACGCCAACTGA
- a CDS encoding TorF family putative porin, translated as MKKTLLAVPFALAACFAATAQAEPTDLGGGFSLSGNAAIVSDYRFRGYSQTDFRPAVQLGFDLTHSSGFYLGNWNSNVSDFVFTDGNLEMDFYGGWKGDVGGGFTLDAGVLHYYYPGSSSPKGGNYNNTDLYLGASYGNYSLKYSYTPSDFFSTPDSKGTWYLDGTANFDLGDGWGLVGHLGYQKLKNQTNMDGDSIGHYVDYKLGVTKDLKGWILGLAAVGATKDNWLPTKYGHPSGRLGAVFSVARSF; from the coding sequence ATGAAGAAGACGTTGCTAGCCGTGCCCTTTGCGCTCGCCGCTTGTTTCGCCGCGACAGCGCAGGCCGAACCCACCGATCTGGGCGGCGGATTCTCGCTCAGCGGCAACGCCGCCATCGTCAGCGACTACCGTTTCCGCGGCTACTCGCAGACCGACTTCCGGCCTGCCGTGCAGCTGGGCTTTGACCTGACCCACAGTTCCGGCTTCTATCTGGGCAACTGGAACTCGAACGTGTCCGATTTCGTCTTCACCGACGGCAACCTGGAAATGGATTTCTATGGCGGCTGGAAGGGCGACGTGGGCGGCGGCTTCACGCTGGACGCGGGCGTGCTGCATTACTACTACCCCGGTTCCAGCTCGCCGAAGGGCGGAAACTACAACAATACCGACCTCTATCTGGGCGCATCCTACGGCAACTACAGCCTCAAGTACTCCTACACGCCCAGCGACTTCTTCAGCACGCCGGACAGCAAGGGCACCTGGTATCTGGACGGCACGGCCAATTTCGATCTGGGCGACGGTTGGGGTCTGGTCGGCCACCTGGGCTACCAGAAGCTCAAGAACCAGACCAATATGGACGGCGACTCCATCGGCCATTACGTCGACTACAAGCTCGGCGTGACCAAGGACCTGAAGGGCTGGATCCTGGGCCTGGCCGCGGTGGGCGCGACCAAGGACAACTGGCTGCCCACCAAGTACGGCCATCCCTCGGGCCGCCTGGGCGCGGTTTTCTCGGTGGCGCGTTCCTTCTGA
- the rlmD gene encoding 23S rRNA (uracil(1939)-C(5))-methyltransferase RlmD, whose protein sequence is MSDVLSIESLDLEARGIARRDGKVVFVEGALPGERVTTVTLRRKPSYEIARVDEVLRPSSQRVTPRCPHFGVCGGCAMQHLEPSTQVAIKQRSLEDTFWHVGKLRPARILAPLQGPTWGYRYRARLSVRVVPKKGGVLVGFHERKSSYVADMRECHVLPRHVSDLLIPLREMIGSMSAPDRMPQIEVSLGEGVTALVLRHLLPLTDGDIAILRAFAAKHNVQWWLQSKGPETVHPLEREHGDTLAYTMPEFGLRMPYRPTDFTQVNHAINRAMVSRALKLLEVQPTDRVADLFCGLGNFTLPLATQGREAVGVEGSKALTDRAFDAASRHGLGDRTSFATLNLFEVDVEWLRGLGYFDRMLIDPPREGAHAVAQALSQLEAHERPVRIVYVSCNPATLARDAAIMVHEGGYVLKSAGVINMFPHTGHVESIAVFESLDAEGIQVVRERARQRAIQAAAEAAAAEEAKAAAAAEKAAAEQAATDAYHAKVAAEAQD, encoded by the coding sequence ATGTCTGACGTTTTGAGTATTGAATCCCTGGACCTGGAAGCCAGGGGTATCGCCCGCCGCGACGGGAAAGTCGTCTTCGTGGAAGGCGCCTTGCCGGGCGAACGGGTCACCACGGTTACGCTGCGCCGCAAGCCGTCCTACGAGATCGCGCGCGTGGACGAGGTGCTGCGGCCCTCGTCGCAGCGGGTGACGCCGCGCTGCCCGCATTTCGGCGTCTGTGGCGGCTGCGCCATGCAGCATCTGGAGCCCAGCACGCAGGTGGCGATCAAGCAGCGTTCGCTGGAAGATACTTTCTGGCACGTCGGCAAATTGCGTCCGGCGCGCATCCTGGCGCCGCTGCAAGGCCCGACCTGGGGCTACCGTTACCGCGCCCGCCTGTCGGTGCGCGTGGTGCCCAAGAAGGGCGGCGTGCTGGTCGGCTTCCATGAGCGCAAGAGCAGCTACGTGGCCGACATGCGCGAATGCCATGTGCTGCCGCGCCACGTGAGCGACCTGCTGATCCCCCTGCGCGAAATGATCGGTTCCATGTCCGCGCCGGACCGCATGCCGCAGATCGAAGTGTCGCTGGGCGAGGGCGTCACCGCGCTGGTCCTGCGCCATTTGCTGCCGTTGACCGACGGCGACATCGCCATCCTGCGCGCCTTCGCCGCCAAGCACAACGTGCAATGGTGGCTGCAGTCCAAGGGTCCGGAAACCGTGCACCCGCTGGAGCGCGAGCACGGCGACACGCTGGCCTACACCATGCCGGAATTCGGCCTGCGCATGCCGTACCGGCCCACCGATTTCACTCAGGTCAACCACGCCATCAACCGCGCCATGGTGTCGCGCGCCCTGAAGCTGCTTGAAGTGCAGCCGACCGACCGCGTGGCGGATCTGTTCTGCGGGCTGGGCAACTTCACGCTGCCGCTGGCGACGCAGGGCAGGGAAGCCGTGGGCGTGGAAGGCAGCAAGGCGCTGACCGACCGCGCTTTCGACGCGGCATCGCGCCATGGCCTGGGCGATCGCACCAGCTTCGCCACCCTGAACCTGTTCGAGGTGGACGTGGAATGGCTGCGCGGCCTGGGCTATTTCGACCGCATGCTGATCGATCCGCCGCGCGAAGGCGCGCATGCCGTGGCGCAGGCCCTGTCGCAGCTGGAGGCGCACGAACGCCCCGTGCGCATCGTCTACGTGTCCTGTAACCCGGCCACGCTGGCGCGCGACGCGGCCATCATGGTGCATGAAGGCGGCTACGTGTTGAAGAGCGCGGGCGTGATCAACATGTTCCCGCACACGGGCCATGTGGAGTCCATCGCGGTGTTCGAATCGCTGGACGCCGAGGGCATCCAGGTCGTGCGGGAACGGGCCCGCCAGCGCGCCATCCAGGCGGCGGCGGAAGCGGCCGCCGCGGAAGAGGCCAAGGCCGCGGCCGCCGCCGAGAAGGCGGCCGCCGAGCAGGCGGCCACCGACGCCTATCACGCCAAGGTCGCGGCCGAAGCCCAGGACTGA
- the cueR gene encoding Cu(I)-responsive transcriptional regulator yields the protein MNIGEASKSSGISAKMIRYYESIGLISPAGRTDSGYRVYSEHDLHTLHFVRRARDLGFSVEQMNELLALWKDRSRASADVKRIALEHVQELERKAEALRDMAATLKHLAEHCQGNDRPDCPILEGLGCKH from the coding sequence ATGAATATCGGAGAGGCATCCAAGAGTTCGGGCATTTCCGCCAAGATGATCCGTTACTACGAAAGCATCGGCCTGATCAGCCCTGCCGGACGCACGGATTCCGGCTACCGCGTGTACAGCGAACACGATCTGCATACGCTGCACTTCGTGCGCCGCGCGCGCGACCTGGGTTTCTCGGTGGAACAGATGAACGAGCTGCTGGCGCTGTGGAAGGACCGCAGCCGCGCCAGCGCCGACGTCAAGCGCATCGCGCTGGAACACGTGCAGGAACTGGAGCGCAAGGCCGAGGCGCTGCGCGACATGGCGGCGACCCTGAAGCATCTGGCCGAGCACTGCCAGGGCAATGATCGGCCGGACTGCCCGATACTGGAAGGCCTGGGCTGCAAGCACTGA
- a CDS encoding heavy-metal-associated domain-containing protein, with protein sequence MSIEFQVADMTCGHCAKTITAAVNQAAPGATVTIDLPTHRVTVTGADDAGKIEDAIRDAGYQPLPV encoded by the coding sequence ATGAGCATCGAGTTCCAAGTGGCTGACATGACCTGCGGCCATTGCGCCAAGACCATCACGGCGGCGGTGAACCAGGCGGCGCCGGGCGCGACTGTCACAATCGATTTGCCCACCCACCGCGTGACCGTGACCGGGGCCGATGACGCCGGCAAGATCGAGGACGCGATCCGCGACGCCGGCTACCAGCCGCTGCCGGTGTAA
- a CDS encoding glutathione peroxidase translates to MLQNREGQRVPNVTFPVREDNTWKKVTSDDLFKNKTVVVFSLPGAFTPTCSSTHLPRYNELAPAFFAAGVDSIVCVSVNDTFVMNEWAKDQESANITLLPDGNGEFTEGMGMLVDKSDLGFGKRSWRYSMLVKDGVVQKMFIEPEKEGDPFEVSDADTMLAHFAPSAKKPDQVVVFSKPGCPFCVEAKALLDAKGYAPIEIPLENKVRGRVIGAVSGKGTAPQVFINGALIGGLEDLKAHFA, encoded by the coding sequence ATGCTGCAAAACCGCGAAGGCCAACGTGTTCCGAACGTAACGTTCCCGGTCCGTGAGGACAACACCTGGAAGAAGGTCACGTCCGACGACCTGTTCAAGAACAAGACCGTCGTGGTCTTTTCCCTGCCCGGCGCCTTCACGCCGACCTGCTCGTCGACCCACCTGCCGCGCTACAACGAGCTGGCTCCCGCCTTCTTCGCCGCCGGCGTGGACAGCATCGTCTGCGTGTCGGTCAACGACACCTTCGTCATGAACGAATGGGCCAAGGATCAGGAATCGGCCAACATCACGCTGCTGCCCGACGGCAACGGCGAGTTCACCGAAGGCATGGGCATGCTGGTCGACAAGAGCGACCTGGGCTTCGGCAAGCGCAGCTGGCGCTACTCCATGCTGGTCAAGGACGGCGTGGTCCAGAAGATGTTCATCGAGCCGGAAAAGGAAGGCGACCCGTTTGAAGTGTCGGACGCCGACACCATGCTGGCGCACTTCGCCCCGTCGGCCAAGAAGCCCGACCAGGTGGTCGTGTTCTCCAAGCCGGGCTGCCCGTTCTGCGTGGAAGCCAAGGCGCTGCTGGATGCCAAGGGTTACGCCCCGATCGAGATCCCGCTGGAAAACAAGGTCCGTGGCCGCGTGATCGGCGCCGTCTCGGGCAAGGGCACCGCCCCGCAGGTGTTCATCAACGGCGCGCTGATCGGCGGCCTGGAAGACCTGAAGGCGCACTTCGCCTAA